A genomic stretch from Rhodothermales bacterium includes:
- a CDS encoding cytochrome c3 family protein: protein MQFDRFRTKGFFSWLKLPVAKEYIYPTSRNMMFFVGGIGALLVLGLFAFNATVQQGQLVSNGPLSSNHAAFGGDCSTCHTPFQDVTSEKCSTCHEKFGDEVGVHTFASHYLYRSDDFTRVVADPNEPACFGCHTEHVGRDNPITAVADDNCLQCHAFDSFNTEHPEFDFAADSLLDDGNLKFPHTLHVNQVRDRENLGDLEQTCLYCHNATPDGTGFQPISFEDHCDTCHLTTSDATPWIATASAEGPGVLTLETLRAQQRPGSLWTYYTNPNEFQSRGATVRKTPVYHRDPWVLENLRRVRQIIYPSRNGLADLLRASGDVDPREVRTLYEEAIATLDTYADELRASPEREVQQELAEIEGLLKVVRRRLRDPYAPLDETKFLVSPAERDTSLTDADIRAYQRVVDQLTQACQKCHYVEDATIVRVQADQGNLIRAEFDHGAHIIHTRCLDCHTAIPIRESAATNTPAEWAEDNAGIQNLPSIAKCQTCHDDGKASNTCVTCHDFHPDKSQHSNLLQYLE, encoded by the coding sequence ATGCAGTTCGACCGATTCCGTACCAAAGGCTTCTTTAGCTGGCTCAAGCTGCCGGTAGCGAAGGAGTACATCTATCCCACGTCGCGGAACATGATGTTCTTCGTGGGCGGGATCGGAGCGCTCCTCGTGCTCGGCCTCTTCGCGTTCAACGCCACGGTGCAGCAGGGGCAACTCGTCTCGAACGGCCCGCTCTCGTCCAATCACGCGGCCTTCGGCGGCGACTGCTCGACGTGCCACACGCCGTTCCAGGACGTCACGAGCGAGAAGTGCTCGACGTGCCACGAGAAGTTCGGCGACGAGGTTGGCGTCCACACCTTCGCCTCGCACTACCTCTACCGCTCCGACGACTTTACGCGCGTCGTCGCCGACCCCAACGAGCCCGCCTGCTTCGGCTGCCACACCGAGCACGTCGGCCGCGACAACCCGATCACGGCCGTCGCGGACGACAACTGCCTCCAGTGCCACGCCTTCGACTCGTTCAACACCGAGCACCCCGAGTTCGACTTCGCGGCGGACAGCCTCCTCGACGACGGCAACCTCAAATTCCCCCACACCCTCCACGTCAACCAGGTCCGCGACCGGGAGAACCTCGGCGACCTCGAGCAGACGTGCCTTTACTGCCACAACGCCACGCCCGACGGCACAGGCTTTCAGCCGATCTCGTTCGAGGACCACTGCGATACGTGCCACCTCACCACGAGCGATGCGACGCCGTGGATCGCTACGGCCTCAGCGGAGGGGCCGGGTGTGCTGACGCTGGAGACGCTCCGCGCACAGCAGCGGCCGGGCTCGCTCTGGACGTACTACACCAACCCCAACGAATTCCAGAGCCGGGGCGCGACCGTCCGCAAGACGCCGGTTTATCACCGCGACCCGTGGGTGCTGGAGAACCTCCGCCGTGTGCGCCAGATCATCTACCCCTCGCGGAACGGCCTCGCCGACCTGCTGCGGGCGTCGGGCGACGTGGACCCGCGCGAGGTGCGCACGCTCTACGAAGAAGCCATCGCCACGCTCGACACCTACGCCGATGAACTCCGCGCCTCACCGGAGCGCGAGGTGCAGCAGGAACTCGCTGAGATCGAAGGCCTTCTCAAGGTGGTCCGCCGCCGGCTCCGCGACCCCTACGCTCCGCTCGACGAGACGAAGTTCCTCGTCTCCCCGGCCGAGCGCGACACCTCGCTTACAGACGCCGACATCCGAGCTTACCAGCGCGTCGTGGATCAGCTGACGCAGGCGTGTCAGAAGTGCCACTACGTCGAGGACGCCACGATCGTCCGCGTGCAGGCGGATCAGGGCAACCTTATCCGGGCCGAGTTCGACCACGGCGCCCACATCATCCACACGCGCTGCCTCGACTGCCACACCGCGATCCCGATCCGGGAGAGCGCGGCCACGAACACGCCGGCCGAGTGGGCGGAGGACAACGCGGGCATCCAGAACCTCCCGTCTATCGCAAAATGTCAGACGTGCCACGACGACGGCAAGGCGTCGAACACGTGCGTCACGTGCCACGATTTCCACCCGGACAAGTCGCAGCACTCCAACCTCCTGCAGTACCTCGAATAG
- a CDS encoding cyclic nucleotide-binding domain-containing protein: MSVDAADSSATVLQQQRLYEDRWSAYGANAGLLHLSSKPSASELKRFDLFKPYDDQLLDQLSPDISIAKWEKGAILFEEGSYLDVAFYIVEGTVSLFLDKHATSASQPIFDTKLVEAVASEPSQGDGAAQTAFVQPYQPPKEKKEAKGKKKGDGANITYLASMDFDLAHGEEHQLGRGDIFGEIGALNGWPQSVTARTATDCTLVQIRLPALQKLKLRSSDFKEWVDKLYRERTLSQQLKTTPLFRGTDDRFVEQLANRVELISCSPGDVVTEEGAAVDAFYLVRSGFLRVSQKVGDGEVAVTYLRKGMTLGEVELLIDGLDGWQTTVTSVGFTELVRIPRADFESILRDDPAVRQHLWAAAINRIKETGYTKQNPEQPDLIEFSLAKGLVQGNSILVIDLDVCTRCDDCVRGCASTHDGRPRFVREGDRYDNFLIARSCYHCEDPVCLIGCPTGAIRRTNVGEVVAVDDNICIGCGNCANKCPYDAIVMHDTEEVWPDTALPEFLRGRDRRVASKCDLCYESDAGPACVNNCPHACAFRINSIEDFQQLQAVDHAQR, encoded by the coding sequence ATGAGTGTAGACGCAGCGGACTCTTCGGCGACCGTCCTCCAGCAACAGCGCTTGTACGAGGACCGGTGGTCAGCGTACGGCGCGAACGCCGGGCTCCTCCACCTCTCCTCGAAACCCTCCGCGAGCGAGCTCAAGCGGTTCGACCTCTTCAAGCCGTACGACGACCAACTCCTCGACCAGCTCTCGCCGGACATCTCGATCGCTAAGTGGGAGAAGGGGGCGATCCTCTTCGAGGAAGGCAGCTATCTTGACGTGGCGTTCTACATCGTCGAGGGTACAGTAAGCCTCTTCCTCGACAAGCACGCCACTTCCGCTTCGCAGCCCATCTTCGATACGAAGCTGGTGGAGGCCGTGGCGAGTGAGCCCTCGCAGGGCGATGGGGCGGCGCAGACCGCCTTCGTCCAGCCCTACCAACCGCCGAAAGAGAAGAAGGAGGCGAAAGGCAAGAAGAAGGGCGACGGGGCGAACATCACCTACCTCGCCTCGATGGACTTCGACCTCGCGCACGGGGAGGAGCACCAACTCGGACGCGGCGACATCTTCGGCGAGATCGGGGCGCTCAACGGGTGGCCGCAGTCGGTGACGGCGCGGACCGCGACGGACTGCACGCTCGTCCAGATCCGGCTGCCCGCCCTGCAGAAGCTCAAGCTCCGCTCCAGCGATTTCAAGGAGTGGGTCGACAAGCTGTACCGGGAGCGAACGCTCTCGCAGCAACTCAAGACCACGCCGCTCTTCCGAGGCACCGACGACCGGTTCGTCGAGCAACTGGCGAACCGCGTGGAGCTGATCTCGTGCTCGCCCGGCGACGTGGTGACCGAGGAGGGCGCGGCGGTCGATGCGTTCTACCTCGTGCGCTCCGGCTTCCTGCGCGTCTCGCAGAAGGTGGGGGACGGCGAAGTGGCCGTCACGTACCTCCGCAAAGGGATGACGCTGGGCGAGGTCGAACTCCTCATCGACGGCCTCGACGGGTGGCAGACGACGGTGACGTCGGTGGGCTTTACCGAACTCGTCCGCATCCCGCGCGCCGACTTCGAAAGCATCCTCCGGGACGATCCTGCCGTCCGGCAGCACCTCTGGGCGGCCGCCATCAATCGGATCAAGGAGACCGGCTACACCAAGCAGAATCCCGAGCAGCCCGACCTGATCGAGTTCTCGCTCGCCAAAGGGCTCGTGCAGGGCAACAGCATCCTCGTCATCGACCTCGACGTGTGCACGCGGTGCGACGATTGCGTGCGGGGCTGCGCCAGCACGCACGACGGCCGGCCCCGTTTCGTCCGCGAAGGCGACCGCTACGACAATTTCCTCATCGCCCGGTCCTGCTACCACTGCGAAGACCCGGTCTGCCTGATCGGCTGCCCGACGGGCGCGATCCGGCGCACGAACGTGGGCGAGGTCGTCGCGGTGGACGACAACATCTGCATCGGGTGTGGCAACTGCGCCAACAAGTGCCCCTACGACGCGATCGTGATGCACGACACCGAAGAGGTCTGGCCCGACACCGCCCTGCCGGAGTTCCTGCGCGGGCGGGACCGGCGCGTGGCGAGCAAGTGCGACCTCTGCTACGAGTCCGATGCGGGTCCGGCGTGCGTGAACAACTGCCCCCACGCCTGCGCCTTCCGCATCAACTCCATCGAGGACTTCCAGCAGCTTCAAGCCGTAGATCACGCGCAACGATGA
- a CDS encoding FHA domain-containing protein — translation MPAHFFCQTGEFAGSSFEIGNEAVIGRGEEAIRLPADVVSGRHARIYFDAERKGYFLEDLQSRNGTKLDGMPVTEPVKLGRLHVVTLADQIDFIYHESAKAAAPKKVAAREAEHTQPAGFVTPVPPPAAPPVTPPPAAQNEADSGTRTQFSPAFTPTPQIGDDESKNDLTIRTQAFGSGPLPTAPEEGAQHTHIGPAYTPTPNIPGVGGGAAPAATPIRYSLQVTKGGRGETHPLMEGENVVGRAANCAVVLDDTSVSRQHAAVTVRGGKVTLQDMGSRNHTFLNGERVVTPVDVPPGAVIRFGVEIEATLRRA, via the coding sequence ATGCCAGCGCATTTCTTCTGCCAGACGGGTGAGTTCGCCGGGTCCTCGTTCGAGATCGGGAACGAGGCCGTCATCGGGCGGGGAGAGGAGGCGATCCGGCTGCCCGCCGACGTGGTCTCAGGTCGCCATGCGCGGATCTATTTCGACGCCGAGCGGAAGGGCTACTTCCTCGAAGACCTCCAGAGCCGCAACGGGACGAAGCTCGACGGGATGCCCGTCACCGAGCCTGTCAAGCTCGGCCGGCTCCACGTGGTCACCCTCGCCGATCAGATCGACTTCATCTACCACGAGAGCGCGAAGGCAGCGGCGCCGAAGAAAGTCGCGGCGCGTGAGGCCGAGCACACGCAGCCGGCGGGCTTCGTGACTCCGGTGCCGCCCCCCGCCGCGCCGCCGGTAACTCCGCCGCCAGCAGCTCAGAACGAGGCGGACAGCGGGACCCGGACCCAGTTCTCGCCGGCGTTCACGCCTACGCCGCAGATTGGCGACGACGAGTCCAAAAACGACCTGACGATCCGCACGCAGGCATTCGGCTCCGGCCCGCTGCCCACCGCACCGGAAGAGGGGGCGCAGCACACGCACATCGGCCCGGCGTACACGCCGACGCCGAACATCCCCGGCGTCGGTGGCGGAGCGGCCCCGGCGGCTACGCCCATCCGCTACTCGCTGCAGGTCACGAAGGGCGGGCGTGGCGAGACGCATCCCCTGATGGAAGGGGAGAACGTGGTGGGCCGGGCCGCGAACTGCGCCGTCGTCCTCGACGACACCTCCGTTTCGCGGCAGCACGCGGCAGTGACGGTGCGCGGTGGCAAGGTCACGCTCCAGGACATGGGGAGCCGGAACCACACCTTCCTCAATGGGGAGCGCGTGGTCACGCCGGTCGACGTGCCGCCCGGCGCGGTGATCCGCTTCGGCGTGGAGATCGAAGCGACGCTGAGGCGGGCCTGA
- a CDS encoding multiheme c-type cytochrome, which yields MQSWPLLFLGSLLGLGLVLPITAFFQDETNLSDSPYLRIDPEKIVIDDKDPRIPCGECHNLEFETWRETKHATGFDNLHRTDRAQAILDNMDLSQSKRESLCLKCHYTANIKRDKVQAVAGVSCESCHGAARDWVNIHQDYGGATRETESEEHKAMRVNQAITNGMLRPSSNLYAVTANCFECHTVPEEKLVNTGGHLVGRADFDLIARVDLIRHNFVAAQWGGSEANRPISPERKRLMYVVGKALSYEYSIRGAAQATTEGNYAKGMESLVKKARRDLDEILRVVSIPEIAQIVSIGKDLRIVPNNERALLAAADRISEQGQAFVREHDGSAFAALDPLVRGERAAPAEAEAEVVVAEVEGNDYERRTRPAWFPTLNEATVAPGGCSCHGSGDTVSGIDKLAWHANDKHSQAADPLLTESVRAVQIASAYGLSPTQMKQGNQLCMNCHGTIVTGDEAFEVDAGVDCQNCHGPAGEYQFQHQSGGYEQGAEHGMVRLEDASVRATNCARCHHITDERLLAAGHSTGASFRLGERNGRIQHWAEPTISTASLNDAYTAAISSRPVPDVEVIDPPPPPPADERPTPPAPTPDAEAADEPVAGTPEVRPTRQPAPPPANVVVASVVGERRQQPSWFPTFRQSTLAPLQNCGCHGGQLSWHRGDKHSASAEPLLNASPRAVQIAQNYGLSTSQMKQGNQLCMSCHGSVETGQESEEVFDGVSCQSCHGPASEYLSSHPRDKYAGSASKGMVQLEQAAARANNCARCHHITDERLLSAGHSDGSSFQLASRNDAIKHWEGPTLSASALNSAYASAIGSRPVPTVARADLPPVTTTSSRPRRASSGSASSSSGSSVSRPQPPRPRPVQGFEPPPAGGSGVATSSGTAVSDTTSTEDILLLIKRRLESLHRRLGQGQ from the coding sequence GTGCAATCCTGGCCGCTCCTGTTCCTGGGCAGCCTCCTCGGCTTAGGGCTCGTCCTGCCGATCACGGCCTTCTTTCAGGACGAGACGAACCTCTCGGATTCGCCGTACCTCCGGATCGACCCGGAGAAGATCGTCATCGACGACAAGGACCCGCGCATCCCGTGCGGGGAGTGTCACAACCTCGAGTTCGAGACGTGGCGGGAGACGAAGCACGCGACGGGCTTCGACAACCTCCATCGCACGGACCGGGCTCAGGCGATCCTCGACAACATGGATCTCAGCCAGTCCAAGCGCGAGAGCCTCTGCCTGAAGTGCCACTACACGGCGAACATCAAGCGCGACAAGGTGCAGGCCGTCGCCGGCGTCTCGTGCGAGTCCTGCCATGGAGCCGCGCGCGACTGGGTCAACATCCACCAGGATTATGGCGGAGCGACACGCGAGACCGAGTCCGAGGAGCACAAGGCGATGCGGGTCAACCAGGCCATCACGAATGGGATGCTCCGGCCCTCGTCGAACCTCTACGCCGTGACGGCCAACTGCTTCGAGTGCCACACGGTCCCCGAGGAGAAGCTGGTCAACACGGGCGGCCACCTCGTCGGGCGGGCCGACTTCGACCTGATCGCGCGCGTCGACCTGATCCGGCACAACTTCGTCGCGGCGCAATGGGGGGGGAGTGAGGCGAACCGCCCGATCTCGCCCGAGCGGAAGCGGCTGATGTACGTCGTCGGGAAGGCGCTGAGCTACGAGTACAGCATCCGCGGCGCGGCGCAGGCGACGACCGAGGGCAACTACGCGAAGGGGATGGAGAGCCTCGTGAAGAAGGCCCGCCGCGACCTCGACGAGATCCTCCGCGTCGTTTCGATCCCGGAGATCGCGCAGATCGTCAGCATTGGCAAGGACCTTCGCATCGTCCCGAACAACGAGCGCGCGCTCCTCGCCGCCGCCGACCGCATCAGCGAGCAGGGACAGGCGTTCGTCCGCGAGCACGACGGCAGTGCTTTCGCCGCCCTCGATCCGCTCGTCCGAGGCGAGCGGGCGGCCCCGGCCGAGGCCGAAGCCGAGGTGGTGGTGGCCGAGGTCGAAGGCAACGACTACGAGCGCCGGACGCGTCCGGCGTGGTTCCCCACGCTGAACGAAGCCACGGTCGCTCCCGGCGGCTGTAGCTGCCACGGGTCGGGTGACACGGTGAGTGGGATCGACAAGCTTGCGTGGCACGCCAATGACAAGCACAGCCAGGCGGCTGACCCGCTCCTGACCGAGAGCGTGCGGGCCGTACAGATCGCGAGTGCCTACGGGCTGAGCCCGACGCAGATGAAACAGGGCAACCAGCTCTGCATGAACTGCCACGGCACGATCGTCACCGGTGATGAGGCGTTCGAGGTGGACGCGGGCGTGGACTGCCAGAACTGCCACGGCCCGGCCGGCGAGTACCAGTTCCAGCACCAGTCGGGCGGCTACGAGCAGGGCGCCGAGCACGGCATGGTCCGGCTCGAAGACGCCAGCGTCCGCGCCACCAACTGCGCCCGCTGCCACCACATCACCGACGAGCGGCTCCTCGCCGCCGGCCACTCGACCGGCGCGTCGTTCCGCCTCGGCGAGCGCAACGGTCGAATCCAGCACTGGGCCGAGCCGACGATCAGCACCGCCAGTCTCAACGACGCATACACGGCGGCGATCAGCTCGCGCCCGGTTCCGGACGTGGAGGTCATCGACCCGCCGCCTCCGCCACCGGCCGACGAGCGCCCCACGCCTCCTGCGCCGACGCCTGATGCCGAGGCGGCTGACGAGCCCGTAGCCGGAACTCCGGAGGTGCGGCCGACACGGCAGCCGGCGCCGCCCCCGGCGAACGTGGTCGTGGCAAGCGTGGTGGGGGAGAGGCGGCAGCAGCCGTCGTGGTTCCCCACATTCCGCCAGTCCACGCTGGCGCCGCTGCAGAACTGCGGGTGCCACGGGGGCCAACTCAGCTGGCACCGGGGCGACAAGCACAGCGCGTCGGCCGAGCCGCTTCTCAACGCCAGCCCGCGCGCGGTGCAGATCGCGCAGAACTACGGGCTGAGCACGTCGCAGATGAAGCAGGGCAATCAGCTATGTATGAGCTGCCACGGCAGCGTCGAGACGGGCCAGGAGTCTGAAGAGGTGTTCGACGGCGTGAGCTGCCAGAGCTGCCACGGACCCGCGAGCGAGTACCTCAGCTCGCACCCGCGCGATAAGTACGCCGGCTCCGCTTCAAAGGGCATGGTCCAGCTCGAACAGGCGGCGGCCCGTGCGAACAACTGCGCCCGCTGCCACCACATCACCGACGAGCGGCTGCTCTCCGCTGGCCACTCCGACGGCAGCTCGTTCCAACTCGCCAGCCGCAACGACGCGATCAAGCACTGGGAAGGGCCCACCTTGAGCGCGAGTGCGCTCAACTCCGCTTACGCCTCTGCCATCGGGTCGCGGCCGGTCCCGACCGTCGCGCGGGCCGACCTCCCGCCGGTCACCACCACGTCGTCGCGGCCACGCAGGGCATCGAGTGGCTCGGCATCCTCGTCGTCGGGGAGCAGCGTGAGCCGGCCGCAGCCGCCTCGTCCCCGCCCCGTCCAGGGCTTCGAGCCGCCGCCGGCCGGTGGGTCGGGCGTGGCGACCTCGTCGGGCACGGCCGTCAGCGACACCACCTCGACCGAGGACATCCTGCTGCTCATCAAACGACGGCTCGAATCGCTTCACCGAAGACTAGGCCAGGGCCAGTAA